Proteins encoded in a region of the Flammeovirga yaeyamensis genome:
- the dut gene encoding dUTP diphosphatase — protein sequence MEIKVINKGHHALPEYQTIASAGLDLRAVLEESIILKPLERKLIPTGLYIELPVGFEAQVRPRSGLAFKHGLTVLNSPGTIDADYRGEVKVLLVNLSNDDFKIKDGERVAQMVVAKHETVEWVPVEELSDTERGAGGYGSTGKK from the coding sequence ATGGAAATAAAAGTAATAAATAAAGGGCACCACGCTTTGCCTGAATATCAAACAATTGCTTCCGCTGGTTTAGATTTAAGAGCAGTGCTTGAGGAATCTATCATTTTAAAACCCCTAGAAAGAAAGTTAATTCCTACTGGTTTATACATTGAGCTACCAGTTGGTTTTGAGGCACAAGTAAGACCAAGAAGTGGTTTGGCATTCAAACATGGTCTAACAGTACTAAATTCCCCTGGTACGATTGATGCTGACTATAGAGGTGAAGTAAAAGTATTATTAGTAAATCTATCTAATGATGACTTTAAAATCAAAGACGGCGAAAGAGTTGCTCAAATGGTCGTTGCTAAACATGAAACTGTAGAATGGGTTCCAGTAGAAGAATTATCTGATACTGAAAGAGGAGCCGGTGGATACGGTAGTACAGGAAAAAAATAA
- a CDS encoding sugar phosphate nucleotidyltransferase gives MKIIVPMAGRGSRLRPHTLTTPKPLVKIAGKPIVHRLVEDLAAMSDEKLEEIAFVIGDFGEIVEKELVGIAESLGAKGTIYYQDEPLGTAHAILCAADSMDGNIIVAFADTLFKADFSIDKFEDGIIYTQKVADPSAFGVVKLNNDGFITDFVEKPQEFVSDQAIIGIYFFKEGERLRAELQYLVDNNIMNDGEYQLTGALENLKAKGAKLKPGTVEEWLDCGNKDAIVNTNQRYLTYIEDQELVHDSSELDNVVLISPVYVGENVRIKNAVVGPYVSVGSNTIIENSVVQNSIVQEDSDIRKVNIENSVVGNHVVYRGRSKDLSIGDFTSVKE, from the coding sequence ATGAAAATTATTGTACCAATGGCTGGTCGTGGTTCAAGACTACGTCCACATACACTAACTACTCCAAAACCATTAGTTAAAATTGCAGGTAAACCAATCGTTCACCGTTTGGTGGAAGATTTAGCTGCTATGTCTGACGAAAAATTAGAAGAAATTGCTTTTGTAATTGGTGATTTTGGAGAAATTGTAGAAAAGGAATTAGTTGGTATTGCTGAATCATTAGGTGCAAAAGGTACTATTTATTATCAAGATGAACCTCTTGGTACTGCACACGCTATTTTATGTGCTGCAGATAGTATGGACGGTAATATTATCGTCGCTTTTGCAGATACTTTATTCAAAGCAGACTTCTCTATTGATAAGTTTGAGGATGGTATCATTTACACACAAAAGGTGGCAGACCCATCTGCATTTGGTGTAGTGAAATTAAATAACGATGGATTTATCACAGACTTTGTAGAAAAGCCTCAAGAATTCGTTTCTGATCAAGCAATTATCGGTATTTATTTCTTCAAAGAAGGAGAACGCTTAAGAGCTGAATTGCAATATTTAGTTGATAACAATATCATGAATGATGGTGAGTATCAATTAACGGGTGCATTAGAAAACTTAAAAGCGAAAGGGGCTAAATTAAAGCCTGGTACTGTAGAAGAGTGGTTAGATTGTGGTAATAAAGATGCCATCGTAAATACGAACCAAAGATATTTGACTTACATCGAAGATCAAGAATTAGTACACGATTCTTCAGAGTTGGATAATGTAGTCTTAATATCTCCAGTTTATGTTGGAGAAAATGTACGAATCAAAAATGCAGTAGTTGGTCCATATGTATCTGTTGGGTCAAATACAATCATTGAAAACTCAGTAGTACAAAACTCAATCGTTCAAGAAGATTCTGATATTCGAAAAGTGAATATCGAAAACTCTGTAGTGGGTAACCATGTAGTATACAGAGGTCGTTCAAAAGATTTATCTATCGGTGACTTTACATCGGTAAAAGAATAA